GGCGTGCATCACCACGTTGACCGTGGCGCTACGGCGGCTCGCATCTTCCGCGCGGATCGCGGCCAGGGCAGTAGTCCAGTTCTCGCCCGTCTCCTTCATGCGGGCGACGACGCGCTTGTCTCGGGCCACGGGACGTTCCTCTCGGTGATGGTGCGAGCACAGCTTCGGCCGCGCAGTGATTCATGATGCCGCACCGGCGTCGGAGCTGATGCACAGCTGTTCGCCACCGAGCACAGGCGCTTCCGCGGCGTCCGCGCCGACCAGGCCGGGGCCCCGGTAGCATCCGCCGAAAATCGGCGGATATGCCTGACCAGCGCAGTCAGGCATATCCGCCCGATTTTTCCCGAGTGCTACGGGGACCCCGGGGGCGACATCACCCTCGCCCTGATCGACCCGCCCGCCGCCAGTCAACCGCCACAACCAGGAGGAACGACCTCGTGACCAGCGACGACGACTGGGTCTACCACGGCTGCACCCCCGAAGAGGGAGATCGCCGGATCGACGTGGAGACCTCGGCCAGCGGACCGACACAACGGGAATCGGCGACTGTGCTGCGACGGCTCCGACCGCAGATCAGCAGCATGGAGGGGCACACCTTCGGGTGGGGCTACAACGGCAACGGGACCAGCGTCGCGGCCGCGGCGATCCTCACCGACCTCCTGGAGCTGCCGGCGGATCTGTGGTGGGGAACCATGAGCACCCGCGGCGAGGACACGACCCTGGTCGGCCTGCGCGAAGCCCTGTGCCGCGAAGTGCTCGTCGATGCCGCCGACGAATGGCGGCTCTCGCGGATCGCGCTCCTGCGCTGGACCTGCGGCTGGTACACCCTCAACCACCTCGGCCCCTACCCCGCCGTGGTGGCCGGGATCCGGCCCGGTTTCCGGCGGTAACCCACCGGCCGGGCAAGATGTCGATCGCTCCGGGCACCAGGCCCCGGGGCGGGTGGGTGTCCCCGGCGGGCGCCGCAACTCGGCGAGCGCCGGGGACCTGCCCGCACTCCAGCTCAGTCGTCGTCTTCGGGCGGGTTGAGGACCAGGTCACGCAGCCGGTCGAGTCCGTCGCGGCTGAGCGTGCGGATCTCGGCGAGCCGGTACTGGATCTCCAGGTCCTTGCGGGGCCAGGCGAAGTCGTGGTCCTCACGGTGGCTGTAGCCGGGCTCGCCGCCGCCGGCGGGTTCGGGCTCCCACTCGTAAATATCCCCGGTGTCCAGGTCGATCAGGTCCGGGTGCGCCACGTCTGCGGTCATGACCGCCAGCGTGGCATCCGGGACCGACAGAACCCGGAAGGCACCCAGGCGGGTCGACCGGTTCGATGCCGATCGCGACCGCGCCGTGAAATCATCGCGCCGGGCGGTCCGCGACCTGCTGCGCAACCCGGTGCCCGTCTGCGCGGGGTCTGCTTTCGCTACGGTGGACGGACACGCTCGGTAAGGGGATGTGACTGTGTCGTGGTGAACGTTGCGGCGGCGGATCTCGCCGGGGAGCCCTGGACCGCGCCGGAACCGGCGGAACTGCCGGAGTGGCGCGCGCGGCTGCGCGAGTACTACGGCACACAGGCCGGGATGCAGGGCCTGTGCACCGCGATCAATTCCGGCCAGGCGACGTTGCTGCCGGTCGTGCCCGGGACCGAAGAGTTCAGCCCCGGCGTGATCGCCGCGCAGCTGCTGGGGAGGTTGGAGGCCGAGACCCTCGGCGGGGCCGAGCTGTACTACGCCACCGCGGACATGACGTCGCTGGCGCTGGCGGCCGCGTCGACGCCTCCGGCCGAGAAGGCGACCGCGCGTCGCCTGCCTTCGCCCGCCGGGCTGCTGCTGTTCGAGCAGCCGATCGGCGGCTACGCCGAAAGACTCGACACCCTGGTCGGCGGAGCCTCGTTCGACGGCAACGGCGAGGTGGAGATCACCACGCCGATCGTGGCGGTGTCCTGGTCCTCCTGGACACCGGGAGACATTGTGGTCGAGGGAACGCGGCCGCGGTGGCTCTGCCAGACCAAGTCGGGTTTCGAGCAGGTCCCCGACGATTTCGAGGGAATCCGGCTGACGTTCTACGCCTCGGGCGAAAACAAGTTCGCCACCCTGCCCGACGACGTCCGCGTCGCGACCGGCCCGGACGGCCGGGCGGTCTCCGTCGGCGACATGCGCCGGTTCCGCGCCGAACACGGCTTCGCTCTGCCTCCTCTGGTCTGGGACAACGAATGCCTGCTCCGCTACGGCGCGGGCTTCGCCGTTCCGGAGCCCGACACCACCGACGCATGGACCCAGGTCGTCTACACCGCCTGGCAGCTGATCGGCCAGTCCGGGACCAAGAACCCGCTGACAGAAACCGAGGAGCTGCCCCGGTCCCGCGCCGGCCGCCGCCGCGACGAACGCAACGGCATCACCGCCGGCCCCGGCGTGCGGATCGTGCGGGTGCACTCGGCGCACCGGCCCAGCCGGGCCGCGGCCGAGCAGGACGCCGCCGCCTCGACCGGCCGCAGCGCCCCGAACTGGTCCTGCCGCTGGCCGGTCGCGCCCTACCGGCGCAACACCTGCCTCAACCCCCGCGGCCACGCCGGGGGCGACTGCGAACACGAAGAGAAAATCGTGCCCGCCCACATCAAAGGCCCGCCCGACAAGCCGTTGCGCATCACCGACACCGTCCATCTCTGGGACCGCCAACCCGAGCCCTGACCGGCTCCTGCTCAAGACACAGCCTGCCGGCGCGGAAATTCAACGGCCCTCCGGCAGATCCCGTGGGCTGCCGGTGCCGTCGGGAGCCTGTTCGCCCGCCGGCGGTGCGGCCGGACCAGCGGCGTCGGCACGGGCGAGCACGTCGAACTCCTCGAGGAGCCGCGCGGCCTCCGCGACCCGGGCACGGGTGGTGCGGGCCAGCTGGCGCAGGACGTCGCGCGCGGCGACTTCGGCGACGATGCCGTCCGGGGTGCTGGCCAGGCTCTCGGCCTCCCAATTCTGGGTCGCGGTCGTCACCCCGGCGACGGTGCAGGTGGCGTGGAATTCCCAGCGGTCGTCGTGGCGCTGGTTCGCGGTGACGGCGAACGACTTCCCGGCCGCCAGTGCCGTTTGGCGGCCAACCGGTCCCGGTCGCGCATGCGGTGCTGAACACGGCGGCCGCCGAGGGCCCGGACACCGCGGCGTTCCTCGCCCGCCTGCATGGATCGGTCGATCACCGCGCCTCTGGTTCGACGCGGAGCACGTCGCGTGGTTCACCGCGCTGCTGGCCGGCGGACGTGTCGCCGGGATTCTCCGCGGAGGAGCGGGTTGGGAAGCCGTCGCCGACGACCTCGACGCGGCCTACGGCCCCGTCGTCATGAGCAGCAGCCAGGGCCGCGGACTTCCCGGCTCAGCGTTGGCCCGCTCACCGCGAAGCGCCCGCACATCGCGAAGTACGTGCGCGAGCTGACCGAGTGCCCCGAGCCAGGCGAGCGGAGCGTCCTTGTGCTGGATTCTGGCTCGGTGCTGCCGAACGCGACGATCCGGCGGCGTCTGGTTGCGCTTCCGTCGAAGCTGGGCGGTCTGGGGGAGGGGTTTGGCCTCGGCGTTCTTGAGCGCTGCTTGGCCGAGCCGCGGGCCTGCTCGCTTGGCATGGCGACCGAGACCGCCCTGGCCTGCGTGCGCAGGCTGAATTGCCATCCGATCGCGGGGAGCGTATCCCTGCGTCAACGCGAATCGGATAGCGGTTGGGCTGCAAGCGGATAGCCGGGGGAAGAGGGATGCGATAACCAAGGACGGTGCCAGCGGACTCGGGTAGCGAAGCGCAGTCATGTCCCTCGTCCGATGACGCGGCGGTTGAGCAGCTTGCCGCGGTGCCGAAGGGCGACATGTTTGCGTCTCTGTGGATCCGCAACTACCGGCTGTTCTTTGTCGGGCAGGTCGTTTCCAATGTCGGCACCTGGATGCAGCGAATCGCTCAGGACTGGCTGGTGTTCCAGCTGTCGGGGCACGACGCGGTTGCGTTAGGCGTTGCGGTCGCGCTCCAGTTCGCGCCGACTGTGTTGCTGTCGCTGTGGGCGGGTGTGCTCGCCGATCGGGCGGACAAACGCAGGTTGTGCATCGCGGTACAAAGCGGAATTGCCTTGCAGGCCGGCGTGCTGGGACTGCTGGACGTAAGTGGAGCAGTGGGGCTGTGGCACGTCTACGTGCTGTGTTTCGTGCTCGGGACGTTCAGCGCGCTCGATGTTCCCGCGCGGCAGGCGTTTGTGGCCGAGATAGTCGGGGACGCGTTGATCCCGAACGCGGTCGCGCTCAACTATTCGGTGTTCAACTTGGCTCGCATAGTTGGGCCCGCGATGGCCGGGTTCGGAATTACGTGGGTGGGAACGGGGTGGATGTTCTTCGCGAACGCGGTGAGCACGTCGGCTGTGGTCGCCGGGCTGGCGCTCATGGAGCCGGGCAAGCTGTTCCGTGCCTCGGCCGCAGGGCGGGCCAAAGGACAGGTGCGAGAAGGTCTCCGCTACGTGCGTGGGCGGAGAGACCTGATCGCAGTGCTGCTGCTCGTGTTTTTCGTCAGCACGTTCGGCAACACGTTCGCAACCTCGCTCGCAGTGGTCGCAGGCAATGTATTCGGAACTCAGGCTGACGGATACGGGCTGCTGTCAACGCTGCTGGCGGTGGGTACGTTCGCCGGCTCGCTGTTATCGGCACGCCGCGGCACCCGAAGTTCGCCTCGGGTGCGCGTGATGCTGCTTGCCGCAGCGGGATTCGGCGCCGCCGAGGTCGTGGTCTCGTTCATGCCGACGTACGTTGCGTTCGGCATCGCGCTCGTGCCCGTGGGCTTGGCCAGCGTCACCTTCCTCAACACTGCCCTGTCGCTCGTGCAAGCCCGCTGCGGTCCGGAGATGCGCGGGCGTGTCATGGGGTTCTACGTGCTCGCCCAACTCGGCGGTTATCCTGCCGCCGGTCCGATGGTGGGGTGGATGGCCGAGATGTTCGGAGGGCGGTCACCGCTCTGCATCGGTGGGGCTGTCTCGATCATCGCGGCGCTGGCGTGCGCGGCCATGCTGAGCCGCCACGGCGCGATCCGCTCAGACCTCGCCAGCAGATAGCTGCCCCGCCGCTGAAACGATCGGGCGATGTTGCAGCCTCCGCCCCGGCCCTAAACCCGACCCGGCGACGTGAGGCACGGGCTCGCTCCGCCGTCCGGCCGATTGCCCGCCCGCGCGGAGATTTCCCTCTCGCGCACGCGGGCATCGTCGTGTTCGCCCCGGCGGGTGGTTCCCGTGTCGCCACCCCGCCGCGCGTCCCTCGCATACTGGATAGAACCGCGACGGCGAGTGGATTGTCCGCCTCCTGCGGACGTCCTAGCGTTGGCCATGCATCGACCGGGACGAGCTGCGTTCCCTTGTCGCCTCGGGCGTGATCACGAGCAGGCGAGGGTCCCGTGCGCGCCATCAGAGCGGATGCGCCTCGGGATCCCCTTTCGCGCGGCGGGCGCCGCAAGCGGAATCCGGCGTGCACGACGAGCTGGTGCCGACAGGCCAATCCGATTCCATTGGGGGAGGACTTTCGATGCTTCCGGAATTCTTCGACAAAATCGGGCACGAGAACATCGTTTTTCATCACGACTCCCGTGCCGGGCTCAAGGCGATCATCGCGGTGTACTCGACCGCGTTGGGGCCCGCGCTCGGCGGTGTCAGGTTCCATGCGTATTCCAGTGCCGAAAACGCCCTGTCGGACGCACTGCGCCTGTCGCAAGCGATGGCGTACAAGAACGCCCTCGCCGGCCTCGCGCTCGGCGGCGGCAAGGCCGTGATCATCGGCGATCCCGCCAGCGACAAGACCGACGCGCTGTGGCGTGCGTACGGGCGGGTGGTGAACTCGCTGCGCGGCAGCTACATCACCGCCCCCGATTCGGGCACGACTGCAACCGACATGGACGCGATCGCCCGTGACTGTTCGTACGTGGCAGGCCGTTCGCGGGAGAACAGCGGCACCGGCGATCCCTCGCCGGCCACGGCCTACGGGGTGTTCCGCGCGATGGTGGCCTGTGCGGAACATGTGTGGGGGTCCCCGTCGCTCGCGGGTCGCCGGGTCGGCGTCGCGGGCGTGGGCAAGGTCGGAACGGCTCTGGTCAAAAGGCTGTTGCAGGGCGGCGCGTCCGTCGTGGTCAGCGACATCAGCGACCGCGCCGTCGAGGCCGTGCGACGGGATCACCCCGAGGTGGACGTCGCCGTGGACACCGAAGCGCTGGCCAGCGCCGATCTGGACGTGTACGCGCCGTGCGCACTGGGCGGAGCGCTGGACGCCCACGCGGTAGCTCGCCTGCGTGCCCGGGTGGTGTGCGGCGCAGCCAACAACCAACTCGCGCACGACTCCGTCGCCGACGACCTGCACGCGCAGCGGGTGCTCTACGCCCCTGACTATGTCGTCAACGCGGGAGGAGTGATCCACGCAGCACAGGAGCTCGCCGGTCTGAACCGTGAACGCGAGGCGGCCGTGCGAGTAGGCCGGATCTACGAAACGACCGCCGAGATCCTGTGTCAGGCCGCCGAAGACGATGTCCCGCCGCTAAAAGTGGCCCAGCAGCGGGCCGACGAACGAATCCGCAGCGCCGAGACGGCGACCGCAGCCGTCCGAGGTTGACCGTCCGGAACAGGTGAAACGACCCGCCACGGTTCGTCTCGAATCGCACGATGAGAGAAAGGGCAGGAATATCCCATGACCAATCCTGACGTAGTTTCGCGCGCGCGGTCCTTGCTGGCGGTACCGGGGCACAGACCCGACCGGTTCGCGAAGGCGGTGGCCAGCGGCGCCGACCTCGTCATGCTCGACCTCGAGGACTCCGTGGGACCCGCGCTGAAAGACCAAGCGCGCGACAACGTCGACGAGTGGCTTTCCGGGCGAGACGCCGACACCTGCGTGGTGCGCATCAACGACGCGTCAACACCCTGGCACCGCGCGGACCTGGCCATGCTCGCGCGCCACCACACGGTCGTGATGGTCCCGAAAATCACCCAGGCCCGCGATGTGGTCACGGTGGTGCGGCATCTGGGAGCGGGCGCCCGCCTGATCGCGATCCTGGAGACCGCGGCCGCCATCCTGCACGCCGAGGAGATCTCCGGTGCGCCGGGCGTGGTGCGGACCATTTTCGGCAACGCCGACCTGGGCAGCGAACTCGCCGTGGATCCGGCCGACGGCCGGCCGTTCGGCTACGCCCGGTCCGCTGTGGTCCTGGCCGCGGCGGCCAATCACCTGCCGCAACCGCTCGACGGCGCCACCGTCGCCCTGGAAGACACCGACGCCGTGGCCGAGGACTCGCGGCGCGCCGCGGCTCTGGGCTTCGGGGGCAAAGCGTGTCTGCACCCCCGGCAGGTCGCCGTGGTCAACGACATCTTCACGCCCAGCCCGGAAGTCCTCGCCTGGGCGCGCGACGTGCTCGCCTCCACCGAGGACGGATCAGTCGTACGGCTGAACGGCGAAATCGTCGGCAAACCGATCCTCGACCGTGCGCGCCGAATCCTCGCCATGCAGCCGCCTGCCGAGGCCAAGGCGCTCGCGCCGGCCCCCTGACGTCCTCGGCACACCGACGCGACCAGCAACAACACCTTTCGTATCGATCCGGATGGAGGTGCCCGGCTGTGATCAGGCAGGGCTGGCGGGGAAGGTTTTACGAGGATTTCGAGGTGGGCGACGTGTATCAGCATCCGTTGGGGCGGACGGTGACCGAGACCGACAACACCTGGTTCACGCTGCTGACGATGAACACGGCGCAGATCCATTTCAACAACGCGGCCGGCGAGGCCAGCGAGTTCGGGCGGTGCCTGGTGAACTCGACCCTGACGCTGGCGATCGTGGCGGGGCAGAGCGTGATCGACACCAGCTTCAACGCCATCGCCAACCTCGGCTGGGAAGACATCAAGCTCACCCGCCCCGTGTTCGCCGGCGACACGCTCTACTCCGAAACCACGGTGCTGAACAAGCGCGAATCCCGCAGCCGCCCGCACGCCGGGCTGGTGCAGGTGACAACCCGCGGCCTCAACCAGGACGGCGAACAAGTGCTCTCCTACACCCGCACCTTCCTCGTCCACAAGAGCGCGCACGTCGCGAAACCGGGACCGTTCCCCGCCCTCCCGACCGCGCCGCGCGCCGAGGCGTCCACCACCGCGTGAGCGCCGGGCGCGTTCCGGCTCGACCGACCCCCATTCGCTTTCGAAACGGGACTCACGTTGACAGTTCTCGAACGCTACTTGGACAACATCGAACTGGGCGGCTTGGGCACACCCCGGGCGCAGGTCGCGCGGTTCCACGGCCACCTCGACACCGACGCGCTCGCATCCGCGTACCGCGACCTGTGCGACGCGCACCCCATTCTGCGCTCCCGTGTCATCGCAGACCCGGCCGGGCAGCTGCTGTCGGCAGCGGACCGGAACCCGCCGCCGATTCGCGTCCGCGACGGCGGGGACGATGTCCTCGACCGCGAGGCCCGCCGCCCGTGGGATCCCGCGCAAGGGGTCGCTGAGCTGTTGCTCATCCGCGGCCAGGAGTCTGGATACCTGGTGTTGCGTGCCGACATCGGGGTCGTCGACGGGCGCGGCTGGACGGCGTTGTATTACGAGCTCTGGCACCGCTACACCGCGATCGTCACCGGCTCGACACCACAGGCCCGCACGAGAGGGTCGTTGCCTGCCTCTCCGGCCGAGCTCGCAGCGCAACGCTGGAGCGGGCCGCCGGTGAGCGCACCCTCCAATATGGACCGAGCGCCGATCGTGCAGCTCGACGACCGGCTGAGCCCGGCGGAGACCCGCGGCATCGTCGCCGCGGCCCGCGCCCGCGGCATATCGGTAACCGGCCTGGTGACCGGGATCGTGCTGATCAGCCTGCGCACGTTCGGCACGCCGGTCGCCGGGCCGGCGGCCATGGTGTGCTTGACGGCGGTGGATCTGCGGCAGCGGGTGACACCGCCGGTCGCCGCGACCGAGACCTCGAAGTTCGTGGCCTGGCACCGAGCCGACCTCCAGGTCGCCCATGACTCCGACCCGGCCGCTCTCGGACACACAGTGAAACGCAACCTCGAACAAGGAATCGCCAGCAGACAGCTGCCGCTGGGCTACCCGTCGCTGAGCGTGGAGACGCCACTTGAGCAACGGCTGGCCAAGGTGGTCGTGAGCAACATCGGGGTCGTGCCCGACATCGAACATCCTCCCGATGTCAGGATCACCGGCTGGTCGCGCATCATCCCGTTCAACCGGCCCTATCCGCTCTTCGGGGTGTACACGTTTCTCGATCGGCTCCACCTGATTGCGGCGTACCCGGCCACATTGTTCTCCCGCGTCGACGCTGCCGCGCTGACCTACGACGTGACTACCCGCTTGCGGGCGATCGCAGACCCCTTCACGGGGCTGGGCAGCCGCATCGAAACCGCAGCGTCCTCGGCGCACCGCTAGGCGCGTCGTGCCGCGCTGCCCAATGCCCGCGAAGACACGGCCGTCCCGCGGGAGCCGGGCGGCTCGCACGCATCCATTTCCCTCGCGTTTGCACGGAAGGCAGACAGTGCCACCACAGATGACAACGATTCCGGGAAGCCGATTGTCCGGAATCCCGCAGGTTCGCAGCCTGGGTCCCGACATCCGCCGCGACATCTCCGTGGTGTCGTCGGTGTTGCCGTTCAAGGTGAACAACTATGTCGTCGACGAGCTGATCGATTGGTCGGCCGTCCCGGACGATCCGATCTTCCGGTTGACGTTCCCGCACAAGGACATGCTGCCCGCCGACATGTACGACGAGGTCGCGGCATTGCAGGCGCGCGGCCTGCGCCCGGCCGAGCTGCGGCGGGCCGTGGCGCCGATGCGGGAGCGGCTCAACCCCCACCCCGGGGACCAGTTGACCAAAAACGTTCCGCAGGACGGCAGTGGTGTGGTGCGCGGGCTTCAGCACAAATACGCCGAGACCGTCCTCGTGTTCCCCTCCCACGGGCAGACCTGTCACGCTTACTGCGGCTATTGCTTCCGGTGGGCGCAATTCGTGGGGATGCCCGGTCTCAAACAGCAGGTCGACGACAACGACCGCATCGTCGACTACCTCCGCTCCCATCGCGAGGTCTCGGATGTGCTGTTCACCGGCGGCGATCCGATGATCATGACGACCGACGTTCTTCGTCAGTATGT
Above is a window of Amycolatopsis sp. AA4 DNA encoding:
- a CDS encoding MFS transporter; its protein translation is MFASLWIRNYRLFFVGQVVSNVGTWMQRIAQDWLVFQLSGHDAVALGVAVALQFAPTVLLSLWAGVLADRADKRRLCIAVQSGIALQAGVLGLLDVSGAVGLWHVYVLCFVLGTFSALDVPARQAFVAEIVGDALIPNAVALNYSVFNLARIVGPAMAGFGITWVGTGWMFFANAVSTSAVVAGLALMEPGKLFRASAAGRAKGQVREGLRYVRGRRDLIAVLLLVFFVSTFGNTFATSLAVVAGNVFGTQADGYGLLSTLLAVGTFAGSLLSARRGTRSSPRVRVMLLAAAGFGAAEVVVSFMPTYVAFGIALVPVGLASVTFLNTALSLVQARCGPEMRGRVMGFYVLAQLGGYPAAGPMVGWMAEMFGGRSPLCIGGAVSIIAALACAAMLSRHGAIRSDLASR
- a CDS encoding Glu/Leu/Phe/Val dehydrogenase dimerization domain-containing protein yields the protein MLPEFFDKIGHENIVFHHDSRAGLKAIIAVYSTALGPALGGVRFHAYSSAENALSDALRLSQAMAYKNALAGLALGGGKAVIIGDPASDKTDALWRAYGRVVNSLRGSYITAPDSGTTATDMDAIARDCSYVAGRSRENSGTGDPSPATAYGVFRAMVACAEHVWGSPSLAGRRVGVAGVGKVGTALVKRLLQGGASVVVSDISDRAVEAVRRDHPEVDVAVDTEALASADLDVYAPCALGGALDAHAVARLRARVVCGAANNQLAHDSVADDLHAQRVLYAPDYVVNAGGVIHAAQELAGLNREREAAVRVGRIYETTAEILCQAAEDDVPPLKVAQQRADERIRSAETATAAVRG
- a CDS encoding CoA ester lyase produces the protein MTNPDVVSRARSLLAVPGHRPDRFAKAVASGADLVMLDLEDSVGPALKDQARDNVDEWLSGRDADTCVVRINDASTPWHRADLAMLARHHTVVMVPKITQARDVVTVVRHLGAGARLIAILETAAAILHAEEISGAPGVVRTIFGNADLGSELAVDPADGRPFGYARSAVVLAAAANHLPQPLDGATVALEDTDAVAEDSRRAAALGFGGKACLHPRQVAVVNDIFTPSPEVLAWARDVLASTEDGSVVRLNGEIVGKPILDRARRILAMQPPAEAKALAPAP
- a CDS encoding MaoC family dehydratase; protein product: MIRQGWRGRFYEDFEVGDVYQHPLGRTVTETDNTWFTLLTMNTAQIHFNNAAGEASEFGRCLVNSTLTLAIVAGQSVIDTSFNAIANLGWEDIKLTRPVFAGDTLYSETTVLNKRESRSRPHAGLVQVTTRGLNQDGEQVLSYTRTFLVHKSAHVAKPGPFPALPTAPRAEASTTA